From Micromonospora rhizosphaerae, the proteins below share one genomic window:
- a CDS encoding dioxygenase: protein MDFTENESALVVAKSFETTSDLRLRELLQGLVHHLHAYVREARPTMAEWEAAIAFLTETGQTCSDARQEFILLSDVLGVSMLIETINGADARAAEGATASTVLGPFHMTGSPRRNLGDTLYPGRDSDVCVIEGRVVDTAGRPVAGAVLDVWQADDKGFYDVQQPDVQPPGAGRGIFAADPGGCFWFRTVTPCHYPIPTDGPVGKLLGVTGRHPYRPAHVHFIVDAPGHERLTTHVFVAGSEYLDSDAVFAVKHGLVRGFQRIEDPAEAARYDVVAPFTLARFDIVLGGQP from the coding sequence GTGGACTTCACCGAGAACGAGTCCGCGCTGGTCGTCGCGAAGAGTTTCGAGACGACCTCCGATCTCAGGCTCCGCGAGCTGTTGCAGGGGCTCGTGCATCACCTGCACGCATACGTGCGGGAGGCGCGACCCACGATGGCCGAGTGGGAGGCCGCAATCGCCTTCCTCACCGAGACCGGCCAGACCTGCTCCGACGCTCGGCAGGAGTTCATTCTGCTCTCCGACGTCCTCGGTGTCTCGATGCTCATCGAAACCATCAACGGTGCCGACGCGCGCGCCGCGGAAGGCGCGACGGCGTCGACCGTCCTCGGCCCCTTCCATATGACGGGGAGCCCCCGGCGTAACCTGGGCGACACGCTGTATCCCGGCCGCGACAGCGACGTGTGCGTGATCGAAGGCCGGGTCGTCGACACCGCGGGACGCCCGGTTGCCGGAGCCGTCCTGGACGTCTGGCAGGCCGACGACAAGGGCTTCTACGACGTGCAGCAGCCCGACGTGCAGCCTCCGGGCGCCGGCCGCGGCATATTCGCCGCCGACCCCGGTGGATGCTTCTGGTTCCGCACGGTGACCCCCTGCCACTACCCGATTCCAACGGACGGACCGGTGGGCAAGCTGCTCGGCGTGACCGGGAGGCATCCGTACCGACCTGCGCACGTGCATTTCATCGTAGACGCCCCAGGGCACGAGCGGCTGACTACGCATGTGTTCGTGGCCGGCAGCGAGTACCTCGACTCCGACGCCGTCTTCGCCGTCAAGCACGGTTTGGTGCGCGGCTTCCAGCGGATAGAGGACCCGGCAGAGGCGGCCCGGTACGACGTGGTCGCGCCGTTCACCCTGGCTCGCTTCGACATCGTCCTGGGTGGTCAACCGTGA
- a CDS encoding FAD-dependent monooxygenase — MTKNTDSDELPVLIVGGSLVGLSTALFLAKHGVESLTVERHAGTAIHPRAGHLHLRTLELMRSVGLEEPLQRLSAERFFPNGGINAMETLAGGEIATYIPNLNEGVAEFSPSRRLFVAQDALEPLLRERAEQLGATLRYSAEVVQLYQDADSVTAVVRDRTTGDDRSVRARYVVAADGNRSPIRTQLGIGMRGHGLLSRSATIYFQADCRELLAGTELGVIYIDNPSLRGFFRFERSGTSGFLVVNTLGDPTRPGALDVTKGLTTERAADLVRAAVGVPNLAVQVDDVAHWNAMAEVAERYQEGRIFLAGDAAHVVPPNGGFGGNTGIHDAHNLAWKLAMVVRGAAGEGLLDSYDAERRPVGGLTVDQAYSRYRHRVTPELLADDVPPLVDDFSMEIGYRYHSAAVVPDADAADDCDIVGHPRDAAGRPGTRAPHVEYAAAVSSLDLFGSGFVLLSGRAGGAWRAAARVVVDRLGVPLQAHPAGAHPDLLAAAYGITEQGAVLVRPDGFVGWRSRNGAARPDDEIARALQSLIARRQEAPRRNTITI, encoded by the coding sequence GTGACGAAGAACACGGATTCCGACGAGCTTCCGGTCCTGATTGTCGGCGGCAGCCTGGTGGGCCTGTCGACGGCGCTGTTCCTGGCAAAGCACGGCGTCGAGTCGCTGACGGTCGAGCGCCACGCCGGCACCGCCATCCACCCCCGTGCCGGGCACCTGCACCTGCGCACCTTGGAGCTGATGCGGTCCGTGGGGCTTGAGGAGCCCCTGCAACGGCTCTCCGCGGAGCGGTTCTTTCCCAACGGCGGGATCAATGCGATGGAGACCTTGGCTGGCGGTGAGATCGCGACCTACATCCCTAACCTCAATGAGGGAGTGGCCGAGTTCAGTCCATCGCGCCGGCTGTTCGTGGCCCAGGACGCCTTGGAGCCGCTGCTGCGCGAGCGCGCCGAGCAGTTGGGCGCGACACTGCGTTACAGCGCCGAAGTTGTCCAGCTGTATCAGGACGCGGACAGTGTCACCGCCGTCGTTCGGGATCGCACTACCGGAGACGACCGGTCGGTCCGCGCACGGTACGTGGTCGCGGCCGACGGGAACCGCAGCCCGATCCGCACGCAGCTGGGCATCGGAATGCGCGGTCATGGCTTGCTCTCCCGCAGCGCGACGATCTACTTCCAGGCCGACTGTCGGGAGCTGCTGGCGGGCACGGAGCTGGGCGTCATCTACATCGACAACCCGAGCCTGCGAGGGTTCTTCCGCTTCGAGCGGTCCGGCACCTCGGGCTTCCTGGTCGTCAACACGCTCGGCGACCCCACTCGCCCAGGAGCGCTGGACGTCACCAAGGGGCTGACCACCGAACGGGCCGCCGACCTCGTGCGCGCCGCCGTCGGCGTGCCGAACCTGGCCGTCCAGGTCGACGACGTTGCGCACTGGAACGCTATGGCGGAGGTTGCCGAGCGCTACCAGGAGGGGCGCATCTTCCTCGCCGGCGACGCCGCGCATGTCGTGCCGCCCAACGGCGGCTTCGGCGGCAACACCGGCATCCACGACGCACACAACCTGGCTTGGAAGCTGGCCATGGTCGTCCGCGGTGCCGCGGGCGAGGGTCTGCTCGACAGCTATGACGCCGAGCGACGGCCGGTGGGCGGGCTCACGGTTGACCAGGCCTATTCCCGTTACCGGCATCGCGTCACCCCCGAACTGCTCGCCGACGACGTCCCGCCCCTGGTTGACGACTTCAGTATGGAGATCGGCTATCGCTACCACTCGGCAGCCGTCGTGCCGGACGCCGACGCCGCTGATGACTGCGACATCGTTGGGCACCCGAGGGATGCCGCGGGCCGACCGGGTACCCGCGCGCCGCATGTCGAGTACGCGGCTGCTGTCTCCAGTCTCGACCTGTTCGGGTCCGGCTTCGTCCTCCTTTCCGGCCGCGCCGGAGGGGCGTGGCGCGCCGCCGCCCGGGTAGTGGTCGACCGGCTCGGAGTGCCCCTGCAGGCCCATCCGGCCGGAGCGCACCCAGACCTCCTCGCTGCGGCCTATGGCATCACCGAGCAGGGAGCCGTGCTGGTCCGTCCCGACGGGTTCGTCGGGTGGCGCAGCCGGAACGGCGCCGCACGCCCGGACGACGAGATCGCCCGCGCCCTGCAGTCCCTGATCGCCAGGCGGCAGGAGGCTCCCCGGAGAAACACCATCACGATCTAG
- a CDS encoding 4-hydroxyphenylacetate 3-hydroxylase family protein: MTLQHESVPTPAGAAGRPTRPMTGEEYIESLRDGREVFLYGERVEDVTTHPAFRNAVRMTARLYDAMHDPDHRDVLTTPTDTGSDGFTHPFFRTPRSVEDLKADQAAIAEWARMTYGFMGRSPDYKASFLGTLGANAEFYGEYASNAQRWYQDSQEKLHYWNHAIINPPVDRHRSPDEVADVFLHVEKETDAGLVVSGAKVVATGSAITNYNFIAHYGLPIKKREFALVCTVPAGAPGMKLICRPSYSNQAAVTGSPFDYPLSSRLDENDTIFVLDKVLVPWDDVLIYGDTEAASSFLPHSGFLHRLTFHGVTRLAVKLDFLAGLLLKGLEATGTKDFRGVQTRVGEVINWRNMFWAISDVQVAKPAEWKAGALLPNLEYGMVYRWFMTVGYPRIREIILQDLGASLIYLPSSAADFKNPDIRPYLDKYVRGSHGINAVERIKLMKLIWDSIGSEFGGRHELYELNYAGNHEQIRVEALLNAEQSGAAAAMRGYAEQCMAEYDLDGWTVPDLIGNDDVSFLRQH, translated from the coding sequence ATGACCCTGCAACACGAATCGGTCCCCACGCCGGCCGGCGCAGCTGGCCGTCCGACCCGGCCGATGACCGGTGAGGAGTACATCGAGAGCCTGCGCGACGGCCGGGAGGTGTTCCTCTACGGAGAGCGGGTCGAGGATGTCACCACACACCCCGCGTTCCGCAATGCCGTTCGGATGACAGCCCGCCTCTACGACGCCATGCACGACCCGGACCACCGCGACGTGCTGACGACGCCCACCGACACCGGAAGCGACGGGTTCACCCACCCGTTCTTCCGCACACCGCGCAGCGTCGAGGACCTCAAGGCCGACCAAGCCGCAATCGCCGAGTGGGCTCGGATGACCTACGGCTTCATGGGACGCAGTCCCGACTACAAGGCGAGCTTCCTCGGCACCCTGGGCGCCAACGCCGAGTTCTACGGCGAGTACGCGTCCAATGCCCAGCGGTGGTACCAGGACTCGCAGGAAAAGCTGCACTACTGGAACCACGCGATCATCAACCCGCCGGTCGACCGGCACCGCAGCCCCGACGAGGTAGCCGACGTGTTCCTGCACGTCGAGAAGGAGACCGATGCCGGTCTCGTGGTCAGCGGCGCCAAAGTCGTGGCGACCGGTTCGGCGATCACGAACTACAACTTCATCGCCCACTACGGCCTCCCGATCAAGAAGAGGGAGTTCGCGCTGGTGTGCACCGTCCCGGCCGGCGCCCCGGGTATGAAGCTGATCTGCCGCCCTTCTTACTCCAACCAGGCCGCGGTCACCGGCAGCCCGTTCGACTACCCGCTCTCGAGCCGTCTCGATGAGAACGACACGATCTTCGTCCTGGACAAGGTCCTGGTCCCGTGGGACGACGTCCTCATCTATGGCGACACGGAGGCCGCTAGCAGCTTCCTGCCCCACTCGGGCTTCCTGCACCGTCTTACCTTCCACGGCGTCACTCGGCTGGCCGTGAAGCTCGACTTCCTGGCCGGCCTGCTGCTCAAGGGCCTGGAGGCCACCGGCACCAAGGACTTCCGCGGCGTGCAGACCCGCGTCGGCGAGGTCATCAACTGGCGCAACATGTTCTGGGCCATCTCCGACGTCCAGGTCGCCAAGCCCGCCGAGTGGAAGGCGGGAGCGCTGCTGCCCAACCTCGAATACGGCATGGTCTACCGCTGGTTCATGACCGTCGGCTACCCGCGGATTCGCGAGATCATCCTGCAGGACCTGGGGGCCTCGCTGATCTACCTTCCCTCCAGCGCAGCCGATTTCAAGAACCCCGACATCCGGCCCTACCTGGACAAGTACGTGCGCGGCTCGCACGGAATCAACGCCGTCGAGCGGATCAAGCTGATGAAGCTGATCTGGGACTCGATCGGCTCGGAATTCGGTGGCCGCCACGAGCTCTACGAGCTCAACTACGCCGGCAACCACGAGCAGATCCGCGTAGAGGCGCTACTGAACGCCGAGCAGTCCGGCGCCGCGGCCGCGATGAGGGGCTACGCCGAGCAGTGCATGGCGGAGTACGACCTCGACGGGTGGACCGTACCCGACCTCATCGGCAACGACGACGTGTCGTTTCTCAGGCAGCACTGA
- a CDS encoding LysR substrate-binding domain-containing protein has product MKLAGVDLNLLVALDALLAERNVTRAAGRIGLSQPGMSSALGRLRKLFADPLLVREGTALVPTARAQSLVQPVREALNLIEHAIEDRAGFDPATDECTFRVSCSDYSVLILIAPLIRRLAAEAPGVTIQVQPRSPDPVQTLRDGETDLVIEPVEIMGGATLPSQRLFVDRWLCCVWDGNTQVDDTMPLETYLRLGSVVYSMGAGKPVALVDEHLARLGPTRRVEFSVESFLLAPFLLQGTDLVTLVLERAVPLLQRTAAIRLLEPPMDLPSITQTMWWSPVRTTDPAHSWVRARIGEVAAALDHTTL; this is encoded by the coding sequence ATGAAGCTTGCTGGCGTGGACCTCAACCTGCTTGTTGCGCTTGACGCATTGCTAGCTGAGCGCAACGTCACCCGCGCCGCCGGCCGGATCGGGCTGAGTCAGCCCGGGATGAGCAGTGCCCTGGGCCGGCTGCGCAAGCTGTTCGCCGACCCGTTGCTTGTGCGCGAGGGCACCGCGTTGGTTCCGACCGCACGTGCGCAATCCCTCGTCCAGCCGGTGCGCGAGGCGCTCAATCTGATTGAGCACGCCATCGAGGACCGCGCCGGCTTCGATCCGGCCACCGACGAATGCACCTTCCGAGTCAGTTGCTCGGACTACAGCGTGCTGATTCTGATCGCTCCCCTGATTCGGCGCCTCGCCGCCGAGGCGCCAGGTGTGACGATCCAAGTCCAACCACGCTCGCCCGATCCTGTGCAAACACTGCGCGACGGGGAGACCGACCTTGTCATCGAGCCTGTCGAGATCATGGGCGGGGCCACGCTGCCCTCGCAGCGGCTGTTCGTCGATCGTTGGCTATGCTGCGTGTGGGACGGCAACACCCAGGTCGACGACACCATGCCGCTCGAGACGTACCTGCGACTCGGCAGTGTCGTCTACTCCATGGGCGCGGGCAAGCCGGTCGCACTCGTCGACGAGCACCTGGCCCGTCTCGGCCCGACTCGCAGAGTCGAGTTCTCTGTGGAGAGCTTCCTTCTCGCGCCGTTCCTGCTGCAGGGCACCGACCTCGTGACCCTGGTGCTCGAACGGGCCGTCCCGCTCCTGCAACGTACCGCGGCCATCCGGCTGCTCGAGCCTCCCATGGATCTCCCGTCGATCACCCAGACGATGTGGTGGAGCCCCGTCCGCACGACCGACCCGGCGCACAGCTGGGTCCGCGCACGGATCGGCGAGGTCGCTGCCGCGCTCGACCACACCACCCTGTGA
- a CDS encoding DoxX family protein, translating to MSIDIGLLVLRALIGFILFAHATQKLAGWFSGPGLDRAALIFESLGQVPGRPMAVLASICESAAAVLLILGLGTPLGAAIATGTMLVAGVAMTAKAGKSWNAGGGGEYPLVLAGLAASIGFTGAGSWSADAILHLPWDRATGSEAALIGLGAAVLGVLASLGPIARMLPARRSANAGAPR from the coding sequence ATGTCGATCGACATCGGACTGCTCGTGCTTCGCGCACTCATTGGCTTCATACTGTTCGCGCACGCGACCCAGAAGCTCGCTGGCTGGTTCAGCGGCCCCGGCCTCGACAGGGCCGCCTTGATCTTCGAATCCCTGGGGCAGGTCCCTGGCAGGCCCATGGCGGTGCTCGCATCGATCTGCGAATCGGCGGCTGCTGTTCTACTCATCCTCGGCCTCGGCACACCTCTCGGTGCCGCGATCGCGACCGGAACGATGCTCGTCGCCGGCGTCGCAATGACCGCGAAGGCCGGAAAGTCGTGGAACGCCGGGGGCGGCGGTGAGTATCCGCTGGTCCTGGCCGGGCTCGCGGCCAGCATCGGGTTCACCGGCGCCGGATCATGGTCGGCCGACGCGATCCTGCACCTGCCCTGGGACCGGGCTACCGGCTCCGAGGCCGCCCTCATCGGTCTTGGAGCGGCGGTACTCGGCGTCCTGGCGTCACTCGGTCCCATCGCCCGTATGCTCCCCGCGCGTCGGTCCGCCAACGCGGGAGCGCCGAGGTGA
- a CDS encoding flavin reductase family protein: MAIDPRELRRCLGHFTTGVTVVTCRAPDGSPHGATVNAFTAVSLDPPLVLVSLDRRSRISRLLEAVPFTVNVLEAAQQEVALHFAGRPCLEEVAWGADTGCGAPGLAHCLASVSCTPWRHYDGGDHILYLGEVQEFRIRTGRPLLFHTGEFHGLHHDAGPMPWEGSGDGPSALSWVADVPVAQPSDLR; the protein is encoded by the coding sequence ATGGCGATCGATCCCCGAGAACTCCGCCGATGTCTGGGGCATTTCACGACCGGCGTCACGGTGGTTACCTGCCGTGCGCCCGATGGAAGCCCGCACGGAGCAACCGTCAACGCTTTCACCGCCGTGTCCCTTGACCCGCCGCTGGTCCTGGTCTCGCTCGACCGCCGCTCGAGGATCAGCCGCCTGTTGGAGGCGGTGCCCTTCACGGTGAACGTCCTGGAGGCCGCGCAGCAGGAGGTTGCGTTGCACTTCGCCGGACGCCCGTGCCTGGAGGAGGTTGCGTGGGGCGCCGACACCGGCTGCGGGGCGCCCGGGCTGGCTCACTGCCTGGCCTCCGTGTCTTGCACCCCCTGGCGGCATTACGACGGGGGCGACCACATCCTCTATCTCGGCGAGGTGCAGGAGTTCCGGATCCGCACGGGCCGTCCACTCCTCTTCCACACCGGTGAGTTCCACGGATTGCACCACGACGCCGGTCCGATGCCCTGGGAGGGATCGGGCGATGGCCCCTCCGCCCTGAGCTGGGTCGCCGACGTGCCCGTCGCCCAACCATCGGACCTTCGATGA
- a CDS encoding maleylacetate reductase, producing MKSVDHADRTSNLSFVHEGLPGRIVFGAGSRLKLAGELDLMGVDRVLMIVAPDLVVLGDELAAQLGGRVVGRFTEVREHVPIATAVRARALAAELGADALLSIGGGSSTGTAKAIALTSGLPLVAVPTTYAGSEVTPVWGITENARKTTGTDPRVLPRVVVYDPELTVGLPLALSSASALNAVAHCVDALWAPRRSPISDLIAGEGIRALAAGLRALPASGSLARARTDLLYGAYLAGSAFATAGTGLHHKICHVLGGALDLRHAMTHAIVLPHVLAFNAPHARDAADRVAQALGTTDAVAGLRSLAFDAGVPRGLHELGMSEDQIDVIAKLVVENAPASNPSPPTPTAVRALIEAAWAG from the coding sequence GTGAAGTCCGTTGACCACGCTGACCGCACCTCGAACCTGTCGTTCGTTCACGAGGGGTTGCCGGGCCGCATCGTTTTCGGTGCCGGCTCACGACTGAAGCTCGCGGGGGAGCTGGACCTGATGGGCGTCGACCGCGTCCTCATGATCGTCGCGCCCGATCTCGTCGTCCTCGGTGACGAGCTGGCGGCTCAGCTGGGAGGGCGGGTTGTCGGCCGGTTCACCGAGGTCAGGGAGCATGTCCCCATCGCTACCGCAGTTCGGGCCCGCGCCCTGGCCGCCGAACTCGGCGCGGACGCACTGCTCAGCATCGGGGGTGGTTCCAGCACTGGAACCGCGAAGGCGATCGCGTTGACCAGCGGTCTGCCCCTCGTCGCAGTTCCCACCACGTACGCGGGTTCGGAGGTCACCCCGGTCTGGGGCATCACCGAGAACGCTCGAAAGACGACCGGCACCGATCCTCGTGTCCTTCCGCGCGTGGTCGTCTACGACCCCGAGCTCACCGTGGGCCTGCCGCTCGCCCTGTCGTCGGCGAGTGCGCTCAACGCAGTGGCTCACTGCGTCGATGCGCTGTGGGCGCCCCGTCGCAGTCCGATTTCGGACCTCATCGCAGGGGAGGGCATCAGGGCACTTGCCGCCGGTCTGCGCGCGCTGCCCGCCTCGGGTTCACTCGCCAGGGCCCGGACCGACCTTCTCTATGGCGCCTACCTGGCCGGTTCGGCGTTCGCGACCGCCGGCACTGGCCTGCATCACAAGATCTGCCACGTTCTGGGCGGGGCACTCGACCTACGGCACGCCATGACGCACGCGATCGTCCTCCCGCACGTTCTCGCCTTCAACGCTCCGCACGCGCGAGATGCCGCCGATCGAGTCGCGCAGGCGCTCGGGACCACCGACGCCGTCGCGGGACTCCGATCGCTGGCTTTCGATGCGGGCGTTCCGCGCGGACTCCACGAGCTTGGTATGTCGGAGGACCAGATCGACGTGATCGCGAAACTGGTCGTCGAGAATGCCCCTGCCAGCAATCCATCGCCCCCGACGCCGACCGCCGTGCGCGCATTGATCGAAGCCGCGTGGGCAGGCTGA